One genomic segment of Vulpes lagopus strain Blue_001 chromosome 9, ASM1834538v1, whole genome shotgun sequence includes these proteins:
- the LY6D gene encoding lymphocyte antigen 6D encodes MKTALLLLVALAVAAGPARALRCHVCSSSSNCEKPQNCAANARYCRTRTKVEPLLGNLVEKDCVEACTPTHSLQGQVSSGAAATQCCQDDLCNRSLQSSAPAHTLLPSTALGLALALSLLTLFVAPSL; translated from the exons ATGAAGACGGCCCTGCTGCTCCTCGTTGCACTGGCTGTGGCCGCCGGGCCAG CCCGGGCTCTCCGCTGTCACGTCTGCTCCAGCTCTAGCAACTGTGAGAAACCCCAGAACTGTGCGGCCAACGCGCGCTACTGCAGGACCAGGACCAAGG TGGAGCCGCTGCTGGGGAACCTGGTGGAGAAGGACTGCGTGGAGGCGTGCACGCCCACCCACAGCCTGCAGGGCCAGGTGAGCAGCGGCGCGGCGGCCACGCAGTGCTGCCAGGACGACTTGTGCAACAGGAGTCTGCAAAGCAGCGCCCCCGCGCACACCCTGCTCCCCAGCACCGCCCTCGGCCTGGCGCTGGCCCTCAGCCTGCTCACCCTCTTCGTGGCCCCCAGCCTGTGA